From a single Eleginops maclovinus isolate JMC-PN-2008 ecotype Puerto Natales chromosome 20, JC_Emac_rtc_rv5, whole genome shotgun sequence genomic region:
- the nuf2 gene encoding kinetochore protein Nuf2, with protein MNEMTFPLFPADVIVNFYRTEVLFGQEAKHFSKGDLIPVPKPEVIQTLYMRVLHLLYRFRPECHSMVPLLENIQNPHHHEAAVTITSVFVRMRQFLPVCFVHDFSLSDLLTPKKQRTLNVLSAIMNFLQFRKERMGMINEKQSKLRVDRERLQALSRGNLELEKKIAALSAYPPELQAEADELAAALVELNTSTMHEYQEVKIINEGIAEWKTKIAEKTQKLSQMKVDVSNLKEDIATLRSNIVESPEELKSQMEKMKENKNNIKESIQETDGRVVELQNMVQSVTHMEGEIQQMFNLLQDLESSMNNSKQRQEEHQELKALYDKKQKELKNLCIEESQLKRTLGMKLDKESKQNIRRQKRKEMKEQHVQEMMGEYNHIHQKREEMADKIQDISRETQQLKAKIQNLRDVCSKETKKAQALFDTLTTSLDDMHRRTETHVIDHNQDIGKMSAVLKR; from the exons atgaatgaaatgaccTTCCCCTTGTTTCCCGCGGATGTGATAGTTAATTTCTATCGAACAGAAGTGTTGTTTGGTCAGGAGGCCAAACATTTTAGTAAGGGCGATCTGATTCCTGTTCCCAAG CCAGAGGTGATCCAGACGCTGTACATGAGAGTGTTGCATCTCCTGTATCGCTTCAGACCCGAGTGTCACTCCATG GTCCCACTGTTGGAGAACATTCAGAACCCTCACCATCATGAGGCGGCCGTGACCATCACCAGTGTCTTCGTGCGCAT GCGGCAGTTTCTTCCCGTATGCTTTGTGCACGATTTCTCCCTGAGTGACCTTCTAACTCCAA AGAAGCAGAGGACCCTGAATGTTCTGAGCGCCATCATGAACTTTCTTCAATTCAGGAAGGAGAGGATGGGCATGATCAACGAGAAGCAGTCCAAACTA CGGGTGGACAGGGAGCGGCTGCAGGCTCTCTCCAGAGGCAATTTAGAACTAGAGAAGAAGATTGCGGCGCTGTC CGCCTACCCCCCGGAGCTGCAGGCGGAGGCTGACGAGCTGGCAGCGGCGCTCGTCGAGCTGAACACCAGCACCATGCACGAGTACCAGGAAGTG AAAATCATAAATGAAGGCATCGCCGAGTGGAAAACCAAGATTGCGGAGAAGACTCAGAAACTG tcccaGATGAAGGTGGACGTCAGCAACCTGAAGGAAGACATCGCCACACTCCGGTCTAATATCGTGGAGTCTCCGGAGGAGCTGAAGAGTCAGATGGAGAAGATGAAGGAGAACAAGAACAACATCAAGGAGTCCATC CAAGAAACGGACGGGCGggtggtggagctgcagaaCATGGTGCAGAGCGTGACTCACATGGAGGGGGAGATCCAGCAGATGTTCAACCTGCTGCAGGACCTGGAGAGCAGCATGAACAACAGCAAGCAGCGGCAGGAGGAG cACCAGGAGCTGAAGGCTCTGTACGACAAGAAGCAGAAGGAGCTGAAGAACCTGTGCATCGAGGAGAGCCAGCTGAAGCGAACCCTGGGCATGAAGCTGGACAAAGAGTCCAAGCAGAACATCCGGCggcagaagaggaaggagatgaaggAGCAGCACGTGCAGGAAATGATGGG GGAGTACAACCACATTCATCAGAAGCGCGAAGAGATGGCCGATAAGATCCAGGACATCTCCAGGGAGACGCAGCAGCTGAAGGCCAAGATCCAGAACCTGAGGGACGTGTGCAGCAAGGAGACCAAGAAGGCCCAG GCTCTGTTCGACACTCTCACCACGTCTCTGGACGATATGCACCGGAGGACGGAGACGCATGTGATCGATCATAATCAGGACATCGGCAAGATGTCGGCGGTCCTTAAGAGATAA
- the cfap57 gene encoding cilia- and flagella-associated protein 57 encodes MSSVVAQPLFSFGLRAGVRNSVCFCDEHTVVFPCGNSCVCYNTFRRAQRFIPGSEKSQGMHALAISPNRRYLALSECGERATITVFDLQHEQGRKRKVLTAGELPVEEFVCMAFSHDSKYLIGQTGGPEWTLIFWLWEKQKVLATVKTSTSSNPVTQVSFNPHNNTQLCVSGAGVFKPFRYSEGALKQSSFPKVEAIHFLCHTWVTEERVIAGTDSGRLLVFESGDLRREINTAVQETDSNSLLRQVAMKKMKDAEVAEGLSVPRITAILSYSKGFACSYGAGTVCLFEKTEEDGYRRSRDIRIPANPDSSELSPAESQLIDTICMSPAEETLVISTDRGQLYSFSLSSPDINKEELHFEFLTQSFHSKSITGLSVCIRKPLAATSSLDHSVRIWNYETKVLELYKEFQEEALSVALHPTGLFILVGFSDKLRLMNLLIDDIRTFKEFTVRGCRECAFSHGGHMFAAVNGNVIHIYSVTSFQNILNLKGHNGKVRGIEWSLDDSRLVSCGMDGAVYEWNAQTGKRESESVLKSCSYTDVSFSSDGKTLLAVGTDLTLKEIQDCQVLREVPADEVAHTTVAVSHSGRVVFTGTPSGTIRAVKYPLPLQKEWITYQAHCGPITKMVMTWDDQFLLTAAEDGCLLMWKVTDKEGRGLKSNRQIIQTEEILVTKSDLEEKTQIMLELKLRLEELQMENEYQLRLKDMNYNEKMKELSDAFTQQIDSLKAVQQALKTEMEKQQREHQQSSAEIAVRHSEELKELEVSYSQKLITEHERFQDLVHKNERMQEDYEKQLKAAEESKVQTVEELRQICEAKLEEKTQILMQCQEDAQQQVREFKEIVRQVEEDEERKIHDIQVKYEKKLHTAKETNTSLKGETCLMTQKFYSLQRQIDERCSDINKLKQERQRLLGLIRSLESDIEDLKRTISGHERTNHDKDNTICSLKKKNQELEKLKFVLDFQLNEMKYQTEPQQEDINEKKERIHQLQEELVQIDKSNTHLKLSVSELRLKLRSRDKEMHKETQKVKDLDTHLQRLKSDLHNCVGFIQDPRRLKESVQAIYARYVADGVEISGVEEEIQRAFCRQRDRLEKTVNGLRARLARSAEQHEQVYVKIMKENVGLITEINDLRKELLLQRTQVKDYKSQLSALKKSNRSRPSSEEGPKKGVSA; translated from the exons ATGTCCTCGGTTGTGGCTCAGCCTCTGTTCAGCTTCGGGCTGCGGGCAGGTGTGAGGAACAGCGTGTGTTTCTGTGACGAACACACCGTGGTGTTCCCGTGCGGAAACAGCTGTGTCTGCTACAACACCTTCAGGAGAGCTCAGAGGTTCATCCCAG GGTCAGAGAAGAGTCAGGGTATGCACGCTCTGGCCATCAGTCCAAACCGGCGCTACCTGGCGCTGTCAGAGTGTGGGGAGAGAGCCACCATCACTGTGTTCGACCTGCAGCACGAGCAgggcaggaagaggaaggtCCTGACCGCAGGAGAGCTGCCTGTGGAAGAGTTCGTATGCATGGCTTTCTCTCACGATTCCAAATATCTGATCGGACAAACGGGGGGGCCGGAGTGGACCCTGATCTTCTGGCTTTGGGAGAAACAGAAGGTCCTGGCAACAGTGAAGACCAGCACATCAAGTAATCCTGTCACCCAG GTCAGCTTCAACCCTCACAACAACAcgcagctgtgtgtgagcggAGCCGGTGTGTTTAAGCCGTTCCGATACTCAGAGGGAGCCCTGAAGCAGAGCAGCTTCCCCAAGGTGGAGGCCATCCACTTCCTGTGTCACACCTGGGTGACGGAGGAGCGGGTGATCGCTGGAACAGACTCAGGCCGGCTGCTGGTGTTTGAGTCTGGGGATCTGAGGAGAGAGATCAACACAGCGGTGCAGGAGACGGACAG TAATTCCCTGCTCAGGCAAGTGGCCATGAAGAAGATGAAAGACGCTGAGGTGGCTGAAGGTCTCTCCGTGCCTCGCATCACAGCCATATTGTCCTACTCCAAGGGTTTTGCGTGCTCCTATGGTGCCGGCACCGTCTGTCTCTTTGAAAAGACTGAGGAGGACGGTTACAGAAGAAGCAGGGACATACGG ATCCCGGCAAACCCGGACAGCAGTGAGCTGAGCCCGGCTGAGAGTCAGCTGATTGACACCATTTGCATGAGTCCAGCGGAGGAGACGCTGGTCATCAGCACAGACAGAGGACAGCTGTACAGCTTCAGCCTGTCCTCCCCGGACATCAACAAG GAGGAACTTCATTTTGAGTTCCTGACGCAGTCCTTCCACTCTAAGTCCATCACTGGTTTGTCCGTCTGCATCCGGAAGCCCCTGGCTGCCACCAGCTCTCTGGACCACTCGGTTCGCATCTGGAACTACGAGACAAA AGTGCTGGAGCTGTACAAAGAGTTCCAGGAGGAGGCGCTCAGCGTGGCTCTGCACCCCACCGGCCTCTTCATCCTGGTGGGCTTCTCAGACAAACTCCGGCTGATGAACCTGCTCATCGACGACATCCGCACCTTCAAGGAGTTCACTGTGCGCGGCTGccgagag TGTGCCTTCAGCCACGGTGGACACATGTTCGCAGCTGTCAACGGGAACGTCATCCACATCTACTCCGTCACCTCTTTCCAGAACATCCTCAATCTGAAGGGCCACAATGGGAAG GTGCGAGGCATCGAGTGGAGCCTGGACGACAGCCGGCTGGTTTCCTGCGGGATGGACGGCGCCGTGTACGAGTGGAACGCTCAGACGGGAAAGCGTGAGTCAGAGAGCGTCCTCAAGTCCTGCAGCTACACAGATGTTTCCTTCTCTTCGGACGGCAAGACCCTCCTGGCTGTGGGAACGGACCTGACACTGAAGGAGATCCAGGACTGTCAG GTGCTGAGGGAGGTTCCTGCTGATGAGGTGGCTCACACCACTGTGGCAGTGTCTCACTCCGGCAGGGTTGTGTTCACCGGGACTCCCAGTGGAACCATCAGAGCCGTTAAATACCCCCTTCCTCTGCAGAAGGAGTGGATCACCTACCAGGCCCACTGCGGCCCCATCACCAAG ATGGTGATGACATGGGACGATCAGTTCCTGCTGACCGCTGCTGAGGACGGCTGCCTGCTGATGTGGAAGGTCACGGATAAGGAGGGCCGAGGACTGAAGAGCAACAGGCAGATCATCCAAACCGAAGAGATCCTCGTCACCAAGTCAGACCTGGaggagaag ACGCAGATCATGCTGGAGCTGAAGCTGCgtctggaggagctgcagatggAGAATGAGTACCAGCTGCGCCTGAAGGACATGAACTACAACGAGAAGATGAAGGAGCTCTCTGACGCGTTCACACAGCAGATAGACTCTCTGAAGGCAGTGCAACAG GCCTtgaagacagagatggagaagcAGCAGCGTGAGCACCAGCAGAGTTCTGCAGAGATCGCTGTGAGACACTCTGAAGAGCTGAAGGAGTTAG AGGTGTCCTACAGCCAGAAGCTGATCACGGAGCACGAGAGGTTCCAGGATCTTGTGCACAAAAATGAAAGGATGCAGGAGGACTATGAGAAGCAGCTGAAGGCGGCGGAGGAGAGCAAAGTGCAAACCGTGGAGGAGCTGAGGCAGATCTGCGAGGCCAAGCTGGAGGAGAAGACTCAGATCCTGATGCAG tgtCAGGAAGATGCACAGCAGCAGGTCCGAGAGTTCAAAGAGATCGTGAGGCAGgtggaggaagacgaggagagGAAGATCCATGACATCCAAGTCAAGTATGAGAAGAAGTTACACACGGCGAAAGAAACCAACACGAGTCTGAAGGGAGAAACCTGTCTCATGACACAGAAG TTCTACAGTCTGCAGAGACAGATCGATGAGCGCTGCTCAGATATCAATAAGCTGAAGCAGGAGCGCCAGAGGCTGCTGGGTCTGATCCGCTCCCTGGAGAGTGACATCGAGGACCTGAAGAGGACCATCTCTGGACACGAGAGGACCAACCACGACAAG GATAACACCATCTGCAgcctgaagaagaagaaccaGGAGCTGGAGAAGCTGAAGTTCGTTCTGGATTTCCAGCTCAACGAAATGAAGTACCAGACGGAGCCTCAGCAAGAGGACATCAACGAGAAGAAGGAGCGCATCCACCAG ctgcaggaggagctggtgCAGATCGACAAGAGCAACACTCATCTGAAGCTCAGCGTCTCCGAGCTGAGGCTCAAACTGAGGTCCAGGGACAAGGAGATGCACAAGGAGACGCAGAAA gtgaAAGACTTAGACACTCATCTCCAGCGGCTCAAGTCAGACCTCCATAACTGCGTGGGCTTCATCCAGGATCCGAGGAGACTGAAGGAGAGCGTGCAGGCGATCTACGCCCGATATGTAGCTGACGGG GTGGAGATAAGCGGTGTGGAAGAAGAGATCCAGAGGGCGTTCTGTCGGCAGCGAGATCGCCTGGAGAAAACCGTTAACGGGCTCAGGGCGAGGCTGGCCAGGTCCGCTGAGCAGCACGAGCAGGTCTACGTCAAGATCATGAAG GAGAACGTGGGTCTGATCACGGAGATCAACGACCTGCGTAAGGAGCTGCTTCTGCAGAGGACTCAGGTCAAGGACTACAAATCCCAGCTGTCCGCCTTAAAGAAGTCCAACAGGTCGCGTCCGAGCTCGGAGGAAGGGCCGAAAAAAGGAGTCTCAGCGTGA